Genomic DNA from Terriglobales bacterium:
GGCGATGTTGTAGTGGCTGAGCATTACGCCCTTGGGATCGCCGGTCGAGCCGCTGGAAAAGATGACTGTCGCCAGGTCGTCGATCTGGGCAGTCTTGCCGCCGCTCAGATAGCGCAACAGCAAGGGGCGGGGTGCCAGCCAGGAGAGCGCGAGGGCAATAATCTTTTCACTGAAGCGCGGGTTAGCGGCGAGCTCTTCGAGCAAAATGACTTTCTCCGGTGGATGCACCGAAATTTTCTCCAGGAAGGCGCGGGCAGAGATCACCGTCTTCAGCTCGCATTGCTGGGCACAAGAGGCGACCACAGCATCAGAGGCGGTGTAGTTCAAATTGACCGGGACTTTCCCCGTGAGCAGCGCAGCGAAATTCACCAGAGTGCCGGGCACCGACGGCGGAAGCAGAATACCCACCATCTTCTGGTCTTGCCACACCCGGCGCAGCCGTCTCGCCAAAAAGATGGTCCGCGTGAGCGCCGAGCCGAAGGTAACCTTGGCCGTCTGGCCATCGGCCATGGCAAAACGTCCACGATGCTTTCTCGCCGTGCGCACAAAACTGTGGTGCAGCGGTTCAATCCGCTTCCGGCGGAGAGCATAAGCTTGCGTGTGCAGCTCTTGCACCGCGCGCCGCACTTCAAACGGAGGCGTATCGGGCGGCAGAGGCTTCCCGAAGCTCACAGTGACGTGGTAGGGGACCTCGCGGGGAATCTTCCATACAAAGCGTCCACGCTCGAAGCTGAAGATGCTTCCCCAGACTCCATCCAGATGCACGGGGATAATGGGCGCATCCACGTTCTTCATGATGCGCTCCATGCCGCGGCGGAAGGGAAGCATCTGCCCGATGCGGGTGATTTGGCCTTCGGCGAAGATGCAGACGATTTGTCCTTGCTGGATGGCTTCGCTCGCAGTGCGCAGCGACCGAATCATCTCCCGCGGGCGGAGCTGTGACGAAATCGGAATCGCATCGCCCAGTTTGGCCAGCGGCTTGATGAATGGCAGGTCGTAGATGTCCTTAAATATGATGAAGCGCACGAAGCGGTCGGTGGAGGCGACGAGCAAGAGTCCATCCATGAACGAGAGGTGGTTGCTGACAAAGAGTGCACCACCCTTGGAGGGAATATTCTCGAGCCCTTCAACCCGGATACGATAAATCGTGCGCGTGGCCATCCACAGCAGCAGCCGCACCAGAGCTTGCGGCAATAGCATCAGGGAATAAACTGTCGCTGCCAGCGTGAGCACTCCGCCAATCAGGAAAATCGTGGCAGGCGATAGATGAAGCAACTTCACGCCGGTGTGGGGAATGACGGCGCCGCTGGTAAGGGCGTAATAGCATCCTGACGCCAGGAACACGCCTACAAAAGAAAGTAAATTGGCGGCGGCCAGCACAGAGCCCTTGCGTTCTTCCTGCGGACGGTGCTGCATAACCGCACTCACCGGGACGATAAAGAATCCGCCGAAGAACCCCAGAGCTGAGAGCAGAACAACCACCTTGACAAAGGTGAGCGCCGGGACAAACAAAACCATGGAAAATACGGTCATCCCAATGGCGCCCAGCGGAACCAGGCCGTATTCGATTTTGTTCCCGGAAAGATATCCTGCCGTTATGCTGCCAACGCCCATGCCCAGTGCCAACGCCACCAGCAGATATCCGATGTGGCTCTCGTCGAGGTGCAGCACATCGGTTCCCAAAATGAAAATGTTGAGCTGAAGCAGTGTTCCCAGGAAAAAGAAATAGGCGTTGCTCATGATCGCCAGCCAGAGCAGGCGGTCCTGGCGGGCGTACTGCACCTCACGCCATAAATCGGCAACAAAATTGAAGCGGAACTTGCGCGCAGGATTGGCGGCCGGCACGCGCGTGATGCCGAAACTTGTTCCCAGGCCAACCAGGGCCAGTGTCACCAGCAGCGCACCCGACCAATACTGCCGGCCATGAAAGTACTGTGCCAAAATAGGACCGATCGCCGTGCCCAGGATGATGGCGAGAAAAGTCCCTAATTCAAGTACGCCGTTGCCCCAGGAGAGCCGTTCGCGAGGCAGCAGCTCGGGCATCAAACCATACTTGGAAGGGCCGAAGATGGCGCTGTGCACTCCCATCAAAAAAACCGCGGTCAGCAGCAACGCGGGAATAGAAAAAAATAACCCGCAAGTGGCCGCCAGCATGATGGCAATCTCGAAGACCTTGATGCTGATGGTGATGGTGCGCTTGCTGAAGCGGTCAGCGAAGAAGCCGCCATACATCGAGAACAGGATGAAGGGCACGGCGAAAATTGCGCCCACCGCCGGCACCATTCTGTCGCGCAGCTCTTGCGAGAGTCCCATGCTGAGCGCCAGCACGGTCACCAGCTTTTGCAGGGCATTGTCGCTGAAGGCGCCCTGGAACTGCGTGACAATCAGGCTCCAGAAGCCACGCTTCCAGTTTTCAGGCGCAACCGGGAAACTTGCGGAATGTGTTTGTTCCATAGATCGGAAGAGGGATTGGAGATGTTATAGCAAATTAAGCCTGTTGCTACTAGCTCATAGTTTAAGAACGGGGAAGTCAGGATTTCTTGCAAATTTGTTGGATGTAGCGGCTAAGCCGTCTAATTTCTTCTGTGCCTTCTGTTCCAACGTCCCTGCTCGCATTTGTCATCGTGAGCGCCATTTTTTGGCGCGAAGGATCTTGCGTTGGCAATACTACTTTTCAAGCACAGAAAAAACCAGACCGGTCTAAGCTCAAATTCCGTGGGCTTTTCTGACGAACCAAACGGCAATGGCCAACACGACGGCCACCGCCGAGAAGACAAGCCGCTGGGTATGAGCTTTCGATTCTGGGTCTTTCGTCAAACTGGGGCTGAGCAATGCACCAATCAGCAATCCTAATGAAAACCCACCAATGTGGCCGGAGTTGTCAATCACGGGAACTGCGGCGCCAATCGCCAGATTAATGACCGCAAAAAATATCAAGCTTCTAAGAGCTTCGTTCAAACGTTGCTTAGGGATCGGGAGCCTGCCAAGATACAGTGCCGTGATGAGTGCACCCGCCAGGCCGAAGATTGCCCCTGAAGCTCCGACGCTGGTGCGCATGGGATGCAGGTACACGCTTAGCAAACTGCCAGAGATGCCTGTCAATAAATAGATCAACAGGAAAGAGAGCCGCCCGAAGAAGTTTTCCGCCATCCTGCCCAAGTTCCAGAGGCACCACATGTTGGTGCCGATATGAAGCAATCCGCCATGAACAAATGTGGAGGTGAGCAGTCTCCAGGGCTGTGTCGTCAATGTCAGCGGGCCATAATCGGCACCCCAGCGCACAAGTTGGTCAACCGTGGGGTCGGTCAGAGAAACCCCAGAAAGCCCCATGGCTACGAACATCAATACATTGATGCTCAAAAGCGCAGTAGTGACAGGAAACTTTGCGGAAGGAGCGCGTGGAGCTTCCGCGGGGACACTTTGCCCCAGAATCTGCTGACGGCATTGCGGACAAAGTGGATGTGTCTCTCCGGCATCGCCGGAGAATAGAGGGCGGCCGCAGTTAGCGCAATTTGGCATAGGGTTGAGTCCTTGACCCGCAAGACTTAATACATTGATGCAAATGAGGCTTATGTAGATTGAGATTACGTCATCACAGCTTGTTCAATCCATCGAGGGCCGCAACTTTGTAAGCCTCCGCCAGAGTAGGATAATTGAAAACCGCGTCTCGGAAGTATTCAATCGTACCGCCGTAGCTAAGCACCGCTTGCCCGATGTGGATAATTTCCGCGGCCCGCTCCCCGATTGCGTGCACACCCAACAGCTTGAGTGTTTCCGGGTCGAACAGAAGCTTGAGCATGCCCTGGTCGTCGCCCAGCATTTGTCCTTTGGCCAGATCTTCGTAACGGGCAATGCCAGTCTCGTAAGGGACCTTGCCCTGCGTCAATTGTTCTTCGGTTGGGCCAACCATGGAAATTTCCGGAATGGTGTAAATCCCGTAAGGGAAGTTGTCCTTGGACCTATTGAAAGTTTTTCCGAACATGTGGCAACTGGCCAAACGTCCCTGCTCCATGGCAGTGCTGGCCAGGGAAGGAAATCCTATTACGTCTCCCGCCGCGTAAATATGGGGCACCGTCGTCTGGTAATGTTCATTGACCCCCAGCTTGCCTCGGTCATCAGCGCAGATGCCGGCTGCGCTAATGTTCAATTGATCGGTATTCGCCTGGCGTCCAATCGCATACAGCAGCGCTTCGCCATAAACCGTCTTGCCACTCTCCAATTTGGCAAAGACCCGGTCGCGCTCTTCCTGGATCCCAATCTGTACAACTTTTTCACCCAGGCGAAAAGTCGTTCCCAGCCGGCGCAACTGGAAGCAGAGGTTATCGAGGATTTCGCGGTCCACAAAATCCAGCAGCGTTGGCCGCTGGTCGAGCAATGTCACTTCGACTCCGAGCGCCGCCAGCATGGAGGCGTACTCCAACCCGACCACGCCCGCGCCCACCACAATGGCCTCGCGCGGAACCTGCTCCAGGCAGTGAAGCTGGTCGGAATCAATGATGCGTTTGCCGTCGAGGGGAATGTTGTCGCTATGCGCCGGGCGAGTGCCGCAGGCGATCACGACATTCTGCGCTTGCAATGCCAGCGGGCCTTCTTCGGTTTCGAGCTCGATGGTGTGTGGGCCAACAAATTTTGCGTTGCCTTCAAAGATGGTGATGTGATTACGCCGAAGCTGTGCCCGGATCACCTCGATTTCGCGCATGACCATGCTCTCAACGCGGACCGTGATGTCCTGGATTGAAATCTCTTCTTTCAGGGTGTAGCCGCGGCCATAGAAGGCGCGTTGGCGCAATCCACTCAAGTAAAGAATGGCCTCACGCATGGTCTTGCTGGGAATCGTGCCGGTGTTGACGCATACGCCTCCCAGCATCTTCTTGCGGTCAATAATGGCGACCTTTTTGCGAAACTTGGCGGCACAAATGGCCGCCTTCTGTCCGGCAGGACCGGAGCCAATGACCACGAGTTCGTATTCATGATTCGACATTGGACCGGGAGAGTGGAAAGTTGAATTGTACCGAAAATTCTCGGACAGCGAATACGCCTGCAGAAGACGCGGCGAAGAACGTAACGCAAATGGTACACATCCGAATTTTTTCTTTGGAATTTCATATTCCCA
This window encodes:
- a CDS encoding acyl-[ACP]--phospholipid O-acyltransferase; translated protein: MEQTHSASFPVAPENWKRGFWSLIVTQFQGAFSDNALQKLVTVLALSMGLSQELRDRMVPAVGAIFAVPFILFSMYGGFFADRFSKRTITISIKVFEIAIMLAATCGLFFSIPALLLTAVFLMGVHSAIFGPSKYGLMPELLPRERLSWGNGVLELGTFLAIILGTAIGPILAQYFHGRQYWSGALLVTLALVGLGTSFGITRVPAANPARKFRFNFVADLWREVQYARQDRLLWLAIMSNAYFFFLGTLLQLNIFILGTDVLHLDESHIGYLLVALALGMGVGSITAGYLSGNKIEYGLVPLGAIGMTVFSMVLFVPALTFVKVVVLLSALGFFGGFFIVPVSAVMQHRPQEERKGSVLAAANLLSFVGVFLASGCYYALTSGAVIPHTGVKLLHLSPATIFLIGGVLTLAATVYSLMLLPQALVRLLLWMATRTIYRIRVEGLENIPSKGGALFVSNHLSFMDGLLLVASTDRFVRFIIFKDIYDLPFIKPLAKLGDAIPISSQLRPREMIRSLRTASEAIQQGQIVCIFAEGQITRIGQMLPFRRGMERIMKNVDAPIIPVHLDGVWGSIFSFERGRFVWKIPREVPYHVTVSFGKPLPPDTPPFEVRRAVQELHTQAYALRRKRIEPLHHSFVRTARKHRGRFAMADGQTAKVTFGSALTRTIFLARRLRRVWQDQKMVGILLPPSVPGTLVNFAALLTGKVPVNLNYTASDAVVASCAQQCELKTVISARAFLEKISVHPPEKVILLEELAANPRFSEKIIALALSWLAPRPLLLRYLSGGKTAQIDDLATVIFSSGSTGDPKGVMLSHYNIASNIQQMGQVFALDKHDRILGILPFFHSFGFTVTVCLPVVLGTGVVFHPNPLDARVIGALAQKYAITFMVATPTFLQAYIRRCAPEDFGSVQFVLAGAEKLPERIVQAFEDQFGIRPLEGYGCTECSPVVAVNTRDFRAAGFRQVGAKRGKIGHPLPGISVRVVHPETGEPQPIGQQGLLLVKGPNVMQGYLNRPEKTAEVLREGWYNTGDIAILDEDGFLAIADRLSRFSKIGGEMVPHIKVEERLHELADATEQKFAVTAVPDEKKGERLIVLHTLTDAQLKDCLEKFAASDLPALWKPRANQFFHVEALPYLGTGKLDLRRIKEMAAELAAKEPQTA
- a CDS encoding rhomboid family intramembrane serine protease; its protein translation is MPNCANCGRPLFSGDAGETHPLCPQCRQQILGQSVPAEAPRAPSAKFPVTTALLSINVLMFVAMGLSGVSLTDPTVDQLVRWGADYGPLTLTTQPWRLLTSTFVHGGLLHIGTNMWCLWNLGRMAENFFGRLSFLLIYLLTGISGSLLSVYLHPMRTSVGASGAIFGLAGALITALYLGRLPIPKQRLNEALRSLIFFAVINLAIGAAVPVIDNSGHIGGFSLGLLIGALLSPSLTKDPESKAHTQRLVFSAVAVVLAIAVWFVRKAHGI
- the sthA gene encoding Si-specific NAD(P)(+) transhydrogenase → MSNHEYELVVIGSGPAGQKAAICAAKFRKKVAIIDRKKMLGGVCVNTGTIPSKTMREAILYLSGLRQRAFYGRGYTLKEEISIQDITVRVESMVMREIEVIRAQLRRNHITIFEGNAKFVGPHTIELETEEGPLALQAQNVVIACGTRPAHSDNIPLDGKRIIDSDQLHCLEQVPREAIVVGAGVVGLEYASMLAALGVEVTLLDQRPTLLDFVDREILDNLCFQLRRLGTTFRLGEKVVQIGIQEERDRVFAKLESGKTVYGEALLYAIGRQANTDQLNISAAGICADDRGKLGVNEHYQTTVPHIYAAGDVIGFPSLASTAMEQGRLASCHMFGKTFNRSKDNFPYGIYTIPEISMVGPTEEQLTQGKVPYETGIARYEDLAKGQMLGDDQGMLKLLFDPETLKLLGVHAIGERAAEIIHIGQAVLSYGGTIEYFRDAVFNYPTLAEAYKVAALDGLNKL